From Oenanthe melanoleuca isolate GR-GAL-2019-014 chromosome 18, OMel1.0, whole genome shotgun sequence, a single genomic window includes:
- the MBTD1 gene encoding MBT domain-containing protein 1 isoform X1, whose product MENTKELTEHSSRVERKRRDSFGMFDGYDSCSEDTSSSSSSDESEEEVAPLPSSLPIIKNNGQVYTYPDGKSGMATCEMCGMVGVRDAFYSKTKRFCSVSCSRSYSSNSKKASILARLQVGKPPTKKSKVLQKQPLVAKLAAYAQYQATLQNQAKTKAAAVPVEGFSWGNYINSNSFTAAPVTCFKHAPMGTCWGDIAEGVRVEVPNTDCNLPTKVFWIAGIVKLAGYNALLRYEGFENDSSLDFWCNICGSDIHPVGWCATSGKPLVPPRTIQHKYTNWKAFLVKRLTGAKTLPPDFSQKVSESMQYPFKACMRVEVVDKTHLCRTRVAVVESVIGGRLRLVYEESEDKTDDFWCHMYSPLIHHIGWSRSIGHRFKRSDITKKQDGHFDAPPHLFMKVKEVDAAGEWFKEGMKLEAIDPLNLSAICVATIRKVLADGYLMIGIDGSEAADGSDWFCYHATSPSIFPVGFCEINMIELTPPRGTGYAKLPFKWFDYLRETDSIAAPVKLFNKEVPNHGFHVGMKLEAVDLMEPRLVCVATVTRIIHRLLRIHFDGWEDEYDQWVDCESPDLYPVGWCQLTGYQLQPPAPQSSRDSQSSSSKQKKKAKSQQYKGHKKMTSFQLKEELLDGEEYSFLQGTSDHESNGSASYYIKQEP is encoded by the exons acaGAACACAGTTCCCGTGTGGAAAGGAAACGCCGAGACTCGTTCGGGATGTTTGACGGTTATGATAGTTGTAGTGAggacaccagcagcagctccagttcAGATGAAAGTGAGGAGGAGGTTGCTCCTTTGCCATCCAGTCTCCCAATTATCAAGAACAATGGGCAAGTTTATACTTATCCAGATGGCAAATCTGGCATGG CTACATGTGAGATGTGTGGCATGGTTGGTGTCCGGGATGCGTTTTACTCTAAAACCAAGCGCTTCTGCAGCGTGTCGTGCTCCAGAAGCTACTCCTCCAACTCCAAGAAGGCCAGCATTCTGGCCAGGCTTCAGGTA ggtaAGCCTCCAACAAAGAAGTCTAAAGTTCTACAAAAACAGCCCTTAGTGGCTAAATTAGCAGCATATGCCCAGTACCAAGCAACTTTACAAAACCAGGCAAAGACAAAAGCAG CAGCTGTCCCTGTGGAAGGTTTCAGCTGGGGTAACTACATCAATAGTAATAGCTTTACAGCAGCTCCTGTTACCTGCTTTAAACAC GCACCCATGGGGACTTGCTGGGGTGATATTGCAGAAGGAGTGCGAGTGGAGGTTCCAAACACTGACTGCAACCTACCTACCAAAGTCTTCTGGATAGCTGGAATTGTAAAATTAGCAG GCTACAATGCTCTGCTGAGATATGAAGGCTTTGAAAATGATTCAAGTCTTGACTTCTGGTGCAACATTTGTGGGTCTGACATCCACCCAGTTGGTTGGTGTGCAACCAGTGGGAAGCCCTTAGTTCCTCCTCGAA CTATCCAGCACAAATACACAAACTGGAAAGCTTTTCTAGTGAAACGACTTACTGGTGCCAAAACACTTCCTCCTGACTTTTCTCAGAAG GTGTCTGAGAGCATGCAGTACCCGTTCAAAGCTTGCATGCGGGTGGAGGTGGTGGACAAGACGCACCTGTGCCGGACGAGGGTGGCGGTGGTGGAGAGCGTCATCGGGGGCCGCCTCCGGCTGGTGTATGAGGAGAGTGAGGACAAGACTGATGACTTCTGGTGCCATATGTACAGCCCACTCATTCATCATATTGGCTGGTCTCGCAGCATAGGACACAGGTTCAAAAGATCTG ATATTACAAAGAAACAGGATGGACATTTTGATGCACCCCCACACTTATTTATGAAG GTAAAAGAGGTTGATGCAGCTGGAGAGTGGTTTAAAGAAGGAATGAAATTGGAAGCTATAGACCCCCTAAACCTTTCAGCAATATGTGTGGCAACTATCAGAAAG GTGTTAGCAGATGGCTATCTTATGATTGGGATTGATGGCTCAGAAGCAGCAGATGGGTCTGATTGGTTTTGTTACCATGCCACTTCCCCTTCTATTTTCCCTGTTGGTTTCTGTGAAATTAACATGATTGAACTAACTCCACCGAGAGGTACAG GTTATGCAAAACTCCCTTTTAAATGGTTTGACTACCTCAGGGAAACTGACTCAATAGCAGCACCAGTAAAGCTCTTCAATAAG GAAGTCCCAAACCACGGCTTCCACGTTGGCATGAAGCTGGAGGCCGTGGATCTGATGGAGCCGCGGCTGGTGTGCGTGGCCACGGTGACGCGCATCATCCACCGCCTGCTGCGCATCCACTTCGACGGCTGGGAGGACGAGTACGATCAGTGGGTGGATTGTGAGTCCCCAGACCTGTACCCTGTGGGGTGGTGCCAGCTCACTGGGTaccagctccagcctccagcaccCCAGT CATCAAGAGATAGCCAGTCAAGTTCAtccaaacagaagaaaaaagctaaATCACAACAGTACAAAGGACATAAGAAAA TGACTTCGTTCCAGCTGAAGGAGGAGTTGCTGGATGGGGAGGAGTACAGCTTCCTGCAGGGAACGTCCGACCACGAGAGCAACGGCTCTGCCAGCTACTACATCAAACAGGAGCCCTGa
- the MBTD1 gene encoding MBT domain-containing protein 1 isoform X3, which yields MENTKELTEHSSRVERKRRDSFGMFDGYDSCSEDTSSSSSSDESEEEVAPLPSSLPIIKNNGQVYTYPDGKSGMATCEMCGMVGVRDAFYSKTKRFCSVSCSRSYSSNSKKASILARLQVGKPPTKKSKVLQKQPLVAKLAAYAQYQATLQNQAKTKAAVPVEGFSWGNYINSNSFTAAPVTCFKHAPMGTCWGDIAEGVRVEVPNTDCNLPTKVFWIAGIVKLAGYNALLRYEGFENDSSLDFWCNICGSDIHPVGWCATSGKPLVPPRTIQHKYTNWKAFLVKRLTGAKTLPPDFSQKVSESMQYPFKACMRVEVVDKTHLCRTRVAVVESVIGGRLRLVYEESEDKTDDFWCHMYSPLIHHIGWSRSIGHRFKRSDITKKQDGHFDAPPHLFMKVKEVDAAGEWFKEGMKLEAIDPLNLSAICVATIRKVLADGYLMIGIDGSEAADGSDWFCYHATSPSIFPVGFCEINMIELTPPRGTGYAKLPFKWFDYLRETDSIAAPVKLFNKEVPNHGFHVGMKLEAVDLMEPRLVCVATVTRIIHRLLRIHFDGWEDEYDQWVDCESPDLYPVGWCQLTGYQLQPPAPQSSRDSQSSSSKQKKKAKSQQYKGHKKMTSFQLKEELLDGEEYSFLQGTSDHESNGSASYYIKQEP from the exons acaGAACACAGTTCCCGTGTGGAAAGGAAACGCCGAGACTCGTTCGGGATGTTTGACGGTTATGATAGTTGTAGTGAggacaccagcagcagctccagttcAGATGAAAGTGAGGAGGAGGTTGCTCCTTTGCCATCCAGTCTCCCAATTATCAAGAACAATGGGCAAGTTTATACTTATCCAGATGGCAAATCTGGCATGG CTACATGTGAGATGTGTGGCATGGTTGGTGTCCGGGATGCGTTTTACTCTAAAACCAAGCGCTTCTGCAGCGTGTCGTGCTCCAGAAGCTACTCCTCCAACTCCAAGAAGGCCAGCATTCTGGCCAGGCTTCAGGTA ggtaAGCCTCCAACAAAGAAGTCTAAAGTTCTACAAAAACAGCCCTTAGTGGCTAAATTAGCAGCATATGCCCAGTACCAAGCAACTTTACAAAACCAGGCAAAGACAAAAGCAG CTGTCCCTGTGGAAGGTTTCAGCTGGGGTAACTACATCAATAGTAATAGCTTTACAGCAGCTCCTGTTACCTGCTTTAAACAC GCACCCATGGGGACTTGCTGGGGTGATATTGCAGAAGGAGTGCGAGTGGAGGTTCCAAACACTGACTGCAACCTACCTACCAAAGTCTTCTGGATAGCTGGAATTGTAAAATTAGCAG GCTACAATGCTCTGCTGAGATATGAAGGCTTTGAAAATGATTCAAGTCTTGACTTCTGGTGCAACATTTGTGGGTCTGACATCCACCCAGTTGGTTGGTGTGCAACCAGTGGGAAGCCCTTAGTTCCTCCTCGAA CTATCCAGCACAAATACACAAACTGGAAAGCTTTTCTAGTGAAACGACTTACTGGTGCCAAAACACTTCCTCCTGACTTTTCTCAGAAG GTGTCTGAGAGCATGCAGTACCCGTTCAAAGCTTGCATGCGGGTGGAGGTGGTGGACAAGACGCACCTGTGCCGGACGAGGGTGGCGGTGGTGGAGAGCGTCATCGGGGGCCGCCTCCGGCTGGTGTATGAGGAGAGTGAGGACAAGACTGATGACTTCTGGTGCCATATGTACAGCCCACTCATTCATCATATTGGCTGGTCTCGCAGCATAGGACACAGGTTCAAAAGATCTG ATATTACAAAGAAACAGGATGGACATTTTGATGCACCCCCACACTTATTTATGAAG GTAAAAGAGGTTGATGCAGCTGGAGAGTGGTTTAAAGAAGGAATGAAATTGGAAGCTATAGACCCCCTAAACCTTTCAGCAATATGTGTGGCAACTATCAGAAAG GTGTTAGCAGATGGCTATCTTATGATTGGGATTGATGGCTCAGAAGCAGCAGATGGGTCTGATTGGTTTTGTTACCATGCCACTTCCCCTTCTATTTTCCCTGTTGGTTTCTGTGAAATTAACATGATTGAACTAACTCCACCGAGAGGTACAG GTTATGCAAAACTCCCTTTTAAATGGTTTGACTACCTCAGGGAAACTGACTCAATAGCAGCACCAGTAAAGCTCTTCAATAAG GAAGTCCCAAACCACGGCTTCCACGTTGGCATGAAGCTGGAGGCCGTGGATCTGATGGAGCCGCGGCTGGTGTGCGTGGCCACGGTGACGCGCATCATCCACCGCCTGCTGCGCATCCACTTCGACGGCTGGGAGGACGAGTACGATCAGTGGGTGGATTGTGAGTCCCCAGACCTGTACCCTGTGGGGTGGTGCCAGCTCACTGGGTaccagctccagcctccagcaccCCAGT CATCAAGAGATAGCCAGTCAAGTTCAtccaaacagaagaaaaaagctaaATCACAACAGTACAAAGGACATAAGAAAA TGACTTCGTTCCAGCTGAAGGAGGAGTTGCTGGATGGGGAGGAGTACAGCTTCCTGCAGGGAACGTCCGACCACGAGAGCAACGGCTCTGCCAGCTACTACATCAAACAGGAGCCCTGa
- the MBTD1 gene encoding MBT domain-containing protein 1 isoform X6, which translates to MENTKELTEHSSRVERKRRDSFGMFDGYDSCSEDTSSSSSSDESEEEVAPLPSSLPIIKNNGQVYTYPDGKSGMATCEMCGMVGVRDAFYSKTKRFCSVSCSRSYSSNSKKASILARLQVGKPPTKKSKVLQKQPLVAKLAAYAQYQATLQNQAKTKAAVPVEGFSWGNYINSNSFTAAPVTCFKHAPMGTCWGDIAEGVRVEVPNTDCNLPTKVFWIAGIVKLAGYNALLRYEGFENDSSLDFWCNICGSDIHPVGWCATSGKPLVPPRTIQHKYTNWKAFLVKRLTGAKTLPPDFSQKVSESMQYPFKACMRVEVVDKTHLCRTRVAVVESVIGGRLRLVYEESEDKTDDFWCHMYSPLIHHIGWSRSIGHRFKRSDITKKQDGHFDAPPHLFMKVKEVDAAGEWFKEGMKLEAIDPLNLSAICVATIRKVLADGYLMIGIDGSEAADGSDWFCYHATSPSIFPVGFCEINMIELTPPRGYAKLPFKWFDYLRETDSIAAPVKLFNKEVPNHGFHVGMKLEAVDLMEPRLVCVATVTRIIHRLLRIHFDGWEDEYDQWVDCESPDLYPVGWCQLTGYQLQPPAPQSSRDSQSSSSKQKKKAKSQQYKGHKKMTSFQLKEELLDGEEYSFLQGTSDHESNGSASYYIKQEP; encoded by the exons acaGAACACAGTTCCCGTGTGGAAAGGAAACGCCGAGACTCGTTCGGGATGTTTGACGGTTATGATAGTTGTAGTGAggacaccagcagcagctccagttcAGATGAAAGTGAGGAGGAGGTTGCTCCTTTGCCATCCAGTCTCCCAATTATCAAGAACAATGGGCAAGTTTATACTTATCCAGATGGCAAATCTGGCATGG CTACATGTGAGATGTGTGGCATGGTTGGTGTCCGGGATGCGTTTTACTCTAAAACCAAGCGCTTCTGCAGCGTGTCGTGCTCCAGAAGCTACTCCTCCAACTCCAAGAAGGCCAGCATTCTGGCCAGGCTTCAGGTA ggtaAGCCTCCAACAAAGAAGTCTAAAGTTCTACAAAAACAGCCCTTAGTGGCTAAATTAGCAGCATATGCCCAGTACCAAGCAACTTTACAAAACCAGGCAAAGACAAAAGCAG CTGTCCCTGTGGAAGGTTTCAGCTGGGGTAACTACATCAATAGTAATAGCTTTACAGCAGCTCCTGTTACCTGCTTTAAACAC GCACCCATGGGGACTTGCTGGGGTGATATTGCAGAAGGAGTGCGAGTGGAGGTTCCAAACACTGACTGCAACCTACCTACCAAAGTCTTCTGGATAGCTGGAATTGTAAAATTAGCAG GCTACAATGCTCTGCTGAGATATGAAGGCTTTGAAAATGATTCAAGTCTTGACTTCTGGTGCAACATTTGTGGGTCTGACATCCACCCAGTTGGTTGGTGTGCAACCAGTGGGAAGCCCTTAGTTCCTCCTCGAA CTATCCAGCACAAATACACAAACTGGAAAGCTTTTCTAGTGAAACGACTTACTGGTGCCAAAACACTTCCTCCTGACTTTTCTCAGAAG GTGTCTGAGAGCATGCAGTACCCGTTCAAAGCTTGCATGCGGGTGGAGGTGGTGGACAAGACGCACCTGTGCCGGACGAGGGTGGCGGTGGTGGAGAGCGTCATCGGGGGCCGCCTCCGGCTGGTGTATGAGGAGAGTGAGGACAAGACTGATGACTTCTGGTGCCATATGTACAGCCCACTCATTCATCATATTGGCTGGTCTCGCAGCATAGGACACAGGTTCAAAAGATCTG ATATTACAAAGAAACAGGATGGACATTTTGATGCACCCCCACACTTATTTATGAAG GTAAAAGAGGTTGATGCAGCTGGAGAGTGGTTTAAAGAAGGAATGAAATTGGAAGCTATAGACCCCCTAAACCTTTCAGCAATATGTGTGGCAACTATCAGAAAG GTGTTAGCAGATGGCTATCTTATGATTGGGATTGATGGCTCAGAAGCAGCAGATGGGTCTGATTGGTTTTGTTACCATGCCACTTCCCCTTCTATTTTCCCTGTTGGTTTCTGTGAAATTAACATGATTGAACTAACTCCACCGAGAG GTTATGCAAAACTCCCTTTTAAATGGTTTGACTACCTCAGGGAAACTGACTCAATAGCAGCACCAGTAAAGCTCTTCAATAAG GAAGTCCCAAACCACGGCTTCCACGTTGGCATGAAGCTGGAGGCCGTGGATCTGATGGAGCCGCGGCTGGTGTGCGTGGCCACGGTGACGCGCATCATCCACCGCCTGCTGCGCATCCACTTCGACGGCTGGGAGGACGAGTACGATCAGTGGGTGGATTGTGAGTCCCCAGACCTGTACCCTGTGGGGTGGTGCCAGCTCACTGGGTaccagctccagcctccagcaccCCAGT CATCAAGAGATAGCCAGTCAAGTTCAtccaaacagaagaaaaaagctaaATCACAACAGTACAAAGGACATAAGAAAA TGACTTCGTTCCAGCTGAAGGAGGAGTTGCTGGATGGGGAGGAGTACAGCTTCCTGCAGGGAACGTCCGACCACGAGAGCAACGGCTCTGCCAGCTACTACATCAAACAGGAGCCCTGa
- the MBTD1 gene encoding MBT domain-containing protein 1 isoform X7 produces MENTKELTEHSSRVERKRRDSFGMFDGYDSCSEDTSSSSSSDESEEEVAPLPSSLPIIKNNGQVYTYPDGKSGMATCEMCGMVGVRDAFYSKTKRFCSVSCSRSYSSNSKKASILARLQGKPPTKKSKVLQKQPLVAKLAAYAQYQATLQNQAKTKAAVPVEGFSWGNYINSNSFTAAPVTCFKHAPMGTCWGDIAEGVRVEVPNTDCNLPTKVFWIAGIVKLAGYNALLRYEGFENDSSLDFWCNICGSDIHPVGWCATSGKPLVPPRTIQHKYTNWKAFLVKRLTGAKTLPPDFSQKVSESMQYPFKACMRVEVVDKTHLCRTRVAVVESVIGGRLRLVYEESEDKTDDFWCHMYSPLIHHIGWSRSIGHRFKRSDITKKQDGHFDAPPHLFMKVKEVDAAGEWFKEGMKLEAIDPLNLSAICVATIRKVLADGYLMIGIDGSEAADGSDWFCYHATSPSIFPVGFCEINMIELTPPRGYAKLPFKWFDYLRETDSIAAPVKLFNKEVPNHGFHVGMKLEAVDLMEPRLVCVATVTRIIHRLLRIHFDGWEDEYDQWVDCESPDLYPVGWCQLTGYQLQPPAPQSSRDSQSSSSKQKKKAKSQQYKGHKKMTSFQLKEELLDGEEYSFLQGTSDHESNGSASYYIKQEP; encoded by the exons acaGAACACAGTTCCCGTGTGGAAAGGAAACGCCGAGACTCGTTCGGGATGTTTGACGGTTATGATAGTTGTAGTGAggacaccagcagcagctccagttcAGATGAAAGTGAGGAGGAGGTTGCTCCTTTGCCATCCAGTCTCCCAATTATCAAGAACAATGGGCAAGTTTATACTTATCCAGATGGCAAATCTGGCATGG CTACATGTGAGATGTGTGGCATGGTTGGTGTCCGGGATGCGTTTTACTCTAAAACCAAGCGCTTCTGCAGCGTGTCGTGCTCCAGAAGCTACTCCTCCAACTCCAAGAAGGCCAGCATTCTGGCCAGGCTTCAG ggtaAGCCTCCAACAAAGAAGTCTAAAGTTCTACAAAAACAGCCCTTAGTGGCTAAATTAGCAGCATATGCCCAGTACCAAGCAACTTTACAAAACCAGGCAAAGACAAAAGCAG CTGTCCCTGTGGAAGGTTTCAGCTGGGGTAACTACATCAATAGTAATAGCTTTACAGCAGCTCCTGTTACCTGCTTTAAACAC GCACCCATGGGGACTTGCTGGGGTGATATTGCAGAAGGAGTGCGAGTGGAGGTTCCAAACACTGACTGCAACCTACCTACCAAAGTCTTCTGGATAGCTGGAATTGTAAAATTAGCAG GCTACAATGCTCTGCTGAGATATGAAGGCTTTGAAAATGATTCAAGTCTTGACTTCTGGTGCAACATTTGTGGGTCTGACATCCACCCAGTTGGTTGGTGTGCAACCAGTGGGAAGCCCTTAGTTCCTCCTCGAA CTATCCAGCACAAATACACAAACTGGAAAGCTTTTCTAGTGAAACGACTTACTGGTGCCAAAACACTTCCTCCTGACTTTTCTCAGAAG GTGTCTGAGAGCATGCAGTACCCGTTCAAAGCTTGCATGCGGGTGGAGGTGGTGGACAAGACGCACCTGTGCCGGACGAGGGTGGCGGTGGTGGAGAGCGTCATCGGGGGCCGCCTCCGGCTGGTGTATGAGGAGAGTGAGGACAAGACTGATGACTTCTGGTGCCATATGTACAGCCCACTCATTCATCATATTGGCTGGTCTCGCAGCATAGGACACAGGTTCAAAAGATCTG ATATTACAAAGAAACAGGATGGACATTTTGATGCACCCCCACACTTATTTATGAAG GTAAAAGAGGTTGATGCAGCTGGAGAGTGGTTTAAAGAAGGAATGAAATTGGAAGCTATAGACCCCCTAAACCTTTCAGCAATATGTGTGGCAACTATCAGAAAG GTGTTAGCAGATGGCTATCTTATGATTGGGATTGATGGCTCAGAAGCAGCAGATGGGTCTGATTGGTTTTGTTACCATGCCACTTCCCCTTCTATTTTCCCTGTTGGTTTCTGTGAAATTAACATGATTGAACTAACTCCACCGAGAG GTTATGCAAAACTCCCTTTTAAATGGTTTGACTACCTCAGGGAAACTGACTCAATAGCAGCACCAGTAAAGCTCTTCAATAAG GAAGTCCCAAACCACGGCTTCCACGTTGGCATGAAGCTGGAGGCCGTGGATCTGATGGAGCCGCGGCTGGTGTGCGTGGCCACGGTGACGCGCATCATCCACCGCCTGCTGCGCATCCACTTCGACGGCTGGGAGGACGAGTACGATCAGTGGGTGGATTGTGAGTCCCCAGACCTGTACCCTGTGGGGTGGTGCCAGCTCACTGGGTaccagctccagcctccagcaccCCAGT CATCAAGAGATAGCCAGTCAAGTTCAtccaaacagaagaaaaaagctaaATCACAACAGTACAAAGGACATAAGAAAA TGACTTCGTTCCAGCTGAAGGAGGAGTTGCTGGATGGGGAGGAGTACAGCTTCCTGCAGGGAACGTCCGACCACGAGAGCAACGGCTCTGCCAGCTACTACATCAAACAGGAGCCCTGa
- the MBTD1 gene encoding MBT domain-containing protein 1 isoform X4, with the protein MENTKELTEHSSRVERKRRDSFGMFDGYDSCSEDTSSSSSSDESEEEVAPLPSSLPIIKNNGQVYTYPDGKSGMATCEMCGMVGVRDAFYSKTKRFCSVSCSRSYSSNSKKASILARLQVGKPPTKKSKVLQKQPLVAKLAAYAQYQATLQNQAKTKAAAVPVEGFSWGNYINSNSFTAAPVTCFKHAPMGTCWGDIAEGVRVEVPNTDCNLPTKVFWIAGIVKLAGYNALLRYEGFENDSSLDFWCNICGSDIHPVGWCATSGKPLVPPRTIQHKYTNWKAFLVKRLTGAKTLPPDFSQKVSESMQYPFKACMRVEVVDKTHLCRTRVAVVESVIGGRLRLVYEESEDKTDDFWCHMYSPLIHHIGWSRSIGHRFKRSDITKKQDGHFDAPPHLFMKVKEVDAAGEWFKEGMKLEAIDPLNLSAICVATIRKVLADGYLMIGIDGSEAADGSDWFCYHATSPSIFPVGFCEINMIELTPPRGYAKLPFKWFDYLRETDSIAAPVKLFNKEVPNHGFHVGMKLEAVDLMEPRLVCVATVTRIIHRLLRIHFDGWEDEYDQWVDCESPDLYPVGWCQLTGYQLQPPAPQSSRDSQSSSSKQKKKAKSQQYKGHKKMTSFQLKEELLDGEEYSFLQGTSDHESNGSASYYIKQEP; encoded by the exons acaGAACACAGTTCCCGTGTGGAAAGGAAACGCCGAGACTCGTTCGGGATGTTTGACGGTTATGATAGTTGTAGTGAggacaccagcagcagctccagttcAGATGAAAGTGAGGAGGAGGTTGCTCCTTTGCCATCCAGTCTCCCAATTATCAAGAACAATGGGCAAGTTTATACTTATCCAGATGGCAAATCTGGCATGG CTACATGTGAGATGTGTGGCATGGTTGGTGTCCGGGATGCGTTTTACTCTAAAACCAAGCGCTTCTGCAGCGTGTCGTGCTCCAGAAGCTACTCCTCCAACTCCAAGAAGGCCAGCATTCTGGCCAGGCTTCAGGTA ggtaAGCCTCCAACAAAGAAGTCTAAAGTTCTACAAAAACAGCCCTTAGTGGCTAAATTAGCAGCATATGCCCAGTACCAAGCAACTTTACAAAACCAGGCAAAGACAAAAGCAG CAGCTGTCCCTGTGGAAGGTTTCAGCTGGGGTAACTACATCAATAGTAATAGCTTTACAGCAGCTCCTGTTACCTGCTTTAAACAC GCACCCATGGGGACTTGCTGGGGTGATATTGCAGAAGGAGTGCGAGTGGAGGTTCCAAACACTGACTGCAACCTACCTACCAAAGTCTTCTGGATAGCTGGAATTGTAAAATTAGCAG GCTACAATGCTCTGCTGAGATATGAAGGCTTTGAAAATGATTCAAGTCTTGACTTCTGGTGCAACATTTGTGGGTCTGACATCCACCCAGTTGGTTGGTGTGCAACCAGTGGGAAGCCCTTAGTTCCTCCTCGAA CTATCCAGCACAAATACACAAACTGGAAAGCTTTTCTAGTGAAACGACTTACTGGTGCCAAAACACTTCCTCCTGACTTTTCTCAGAAG GTGTCTGAGAGCATGCAGTACCCGTTCAAAGCTTGCATGCGGGTGGAGGTGGTGGACAAGACGCACCTGTGCCGGACGAGGGTGGCGGTGGTGGAGAGCGTCATCGGGGGCCGCCTCCGGCTGGTGTATGAGGAGAGTGAGGACAAGACTGATGACTTCTGGTGCCATATGTACAGCCCACTCATTCATCATATTGGCTGGTCTCGCAGCATAGGACACAGGTTCAAAAGATCTG ATATTACAAAGAAACAGGATGGACATTTTGATGCACCCCCACACTTATTTATGAAG GTAAAAGAGGTTGATGCAGCTGGAGAGTGGTTTAAAGAAGGAATGAAATTGGAAGCTATAGACCCCCTAAACCTTTCAGCAATATGTGTGGCAACTATCAGAAAG GTGTTAGCAGATGGCTATCTTATGATTGGGATTGATGGCTCAGAAGCAGCAGATGGGTCTGATTGGTTTTGTTACCATGCCACTTCCCCTTCTATTTTCCCTGTTGGTTTCTGTGAAATTAACATGATTGAACTAACTCCACCGAGAG GTTATGCAAAACTCCCTTTTAAATGGTTTGACTACCTCAGGGAAACTGACTCAATAGCAGCACCAGTAAAGCTCTTCAATAAG GAAGTCCCAAACCACGGCTTCCACGTTGGCATGAAGCTGGAGGCCGTGGATCTGATGGAGCCGCGGCTGGTGTGCGTGGCCACGGTGACGCGCATCATCCACCGCCTGCTGCGCATCCACTTCGACGGCTGGGAGGACGAGTACGATCAGTGGGTGGATTGTGAGTCCCCAGACCTGTACCCTGTGGGGTGGTGCCAGCTCACTGGGTaccagctccagcctccagcaccCCAGT CATCAAGAGATAGCCAGTCAAGTTCAtccaaacagaagaaaaaagctaaATCACAACAGTACAAAGGACATAAGAAAA TGACTTCGTTCCAGCTGAAGGAGGAGTTGCTGGATGGGGAGGAGTACAGCTTCCTGCAGGGAACGTCCGACCACGAGAGCAACGGCTCTGCCAGCTACTACATCAAACAGGAGCCCTGa